CACGCCAAACCACCACCAAACGCCCCGACAATGCGCAGGCCGTGCTCTATGGCAACCCTACTTTTTATGCAGCCCTAGGGAACAGCTTTGACCCCGGACAGGTGGCTGAAAAACGCCGCGTTTTGCGCCGGAACTATATCGAACAACTCCCCGGCGCTGATACAGAAGTAGATAAAATCAGCCAACGCCTCCGCGCCAAAGGGTGGGATGTGCAGATATTCAAACACCAAGAAGCCGACGAACGTAGTCTCAAAAACCTCAACAGCCCTGTGATTCTACATATCGCCACCCACGGCTATTTTGTACCCTCTAGCGATCGAAGACTCTCTTCGAACCGCGACCCTATGCTTCACTCCGGCATCTTGATGCGACACGCCGGCGACTATCTCTCGGGTAATATCAGCGATGCCGATGAAGAAGACAACCTCTTCACGGCCTATGAAGCCCTAACGCTACGCCTCGACAATACCGAGATGGTCGTCTTTAGCGCCTGCGAAACAGGCCTAGGAGATGTGCAGGTCGGTGAAGGAGTCTATGGGTTACAACGCAGCCTGTTGGTAGCCGGAGCTAAAACGCTGCTCATGAGCATCTTTAAGGTTTCGGATGAAGCCACCCAACTTCTGATGGACACCTTCTATGAGCGTTGGCTCAGCCACGGTAACAAACGTCAGGCGTTTCGCGAAGCCCAAACAAGAGTCCGAACAGCATTCCCGCACCCTATCTACTGGGGCGCATTCAATATGATTGGGCTTGACTAAGCTGCGCACCAAACACCTTTGAAATCTCATAGCTCAACCTATAGGCCGGTGTTACAAAACCCTTATTACCCCGAAGCTAGCGGTTACCTACGGTGCTGCTACGCGGTTGGGGTTACTTTTTCAAAAATGCTCAGTGGCGCGTGGCACAATCATACCCAACCAAAATTGGTTTGGGAAATGTGTGTATGGTAGTCTGTCAATCACGGCAATATTTACCCGCCAAGCCTCAGAAAAAGGCTACCTGCGCTTCAAGTTAGGCAGGGCTACAAACACCAAGACCAAGGCCGCAGTAGCAAAACGCAGCCAGTTAGGGTTTATGCCCAGCATCAGTACTAAGCTGAGGATGAACCGGAACAGCACCGTCCCCAAGACTACAAAGGCTATCCGCCCACCGATATGCCGCACCCCCAACCATTGGGCAAAGGTCTCCCCTATCATCACCGAGCCAAGACCGGTAATGACAATACCGATGCCCATATTGATGTCAGCAAAGCCCTGCAATTGGGTTATCAAAAATCCGCTAAAGGCAATCAGGGCGTTGGCCATCCCCAGACCGATGATTTTCATCCGGTCAGTATGAATGCCGTTGGCACGTCCCATCGCCTCGGCGCTACCAGTGGCACGCATCGCCAAGCCAAAGTCGGTACGCAGCACAAAACTCAGCCCTACCCCTAGCAAGCCCACACACAGCAATAACAGCAGCGGCTCGGCATATATAGCCGCTAGGCTGCCATCGAGCAGGCGCAGGAGGTTGGCCGTGTCGAGTAGGGGGATGTTGGACCTGCCCATCGTCGCCAGATTGACCGAGTAGAGTGCCGTCATCACGAGTATTCCAGCGAGTAACGCATTGACCTTTAGACGTGTATGGATAAAACCCGTAACGATTCCGGCCAAGGCTCCCGCTACCAATACCATAGGCACAATCCAAGCCAAGGAGATGTTGGCTGTCAACATCACTGCTGTCAGCGCTGCTCCTAGGGTATAGCTGCCGTCAGTAGTGATATCAGGGATGTCAAAAATCCGCATCGAGATGAAAATCCCCATTGATAGGGCAGCAAAGCCTAGCCCTAGAGACAGGGCAGCAAGATATAAATCTAACATAATATTTTTACAACATCTTTAGGCGCGCATCTTGCTATGCCAGTAGCCGTAGCTAAAATAGATGACCAATCCGGCCAACATCCAAAGCCCGAAGCCTATCCAGTTGTGGATACCCAGCTCGGTCATCAGGTAGAAGTTGGTCAGCAAGCCCAACAAAGGGATAAGCGAGAGCTGTTTCCAAATAGCAGCCACTAATACGGCCACTGCCACGCACAAAAAGACCCACATCGGCAGGCGCTCCAAAAAAAGACTCGCCGCGCTTTGGTTGGGCTTTCCGCCGGCAAAACTGAAAAACGCTATCAGCTCCTCGTGGGCATAGACCCAAACCAGCGCCAAGAGCAGCAACATAATAGGCGGCAGGAAGTATCGGCTGTTAAGGTAGGGAACTCTAAAGCGTCGTGCCTCTCCAGCTTCTGCCGGGGGCAGGGTCAGCACCCCCGCCGACACAATGGTAAAGGCAAAGAGCGTCCCGATACTTGTCAGGTCGGTTACCTCTGTGAGGTTCATAAACAAGGCCGGGATGGCCACCATCAAGCCCGTAGCAATCGTAGCGATATAGGGAGTCTGAAAACGTGGATGGATTTTGGAGAAGGCCTTGGGCAGCAGGCCGTCGCGGCTCATCGTCATCAGGATGCGCGGCTGCCCCAGCTGAAAGACCAAGAATACGCTAGCCATCGCCACAATAGCGCTACCGGCTACGATTCCGGCGATAAAGTTCAGGCCACGCTGCGCAAACACATAGGCCAGCGGGTCGCCCACTTGCAGCTCTTTGTACGACACCATACCCGTAAGTACCAGCGCTATCAACACATACAGGATGGTACAGATAATCAACGAATAAATCATTGCCCTAGGCAAGTCGCGTTGGGGGTTTTCACATTCCTCTGCTGTGGTCGAAATGGCATCGAAACCAATATAGGCAAAAAACACGGCTGACACCCCCTGCAAGATACCCCGCAGGCCGTTGGGTGCAAACGGACTCCAGTTGCCCGTATCTACATAGGCTGCCCCTACAACGATGACCATCAACACGACGGCCAACTTGATGGCCACCATAATATTGCCCGTTGTTTTGGACTCCTTAATCCCCACAAAAACCACTGAGGTAATCAATAGGGTAATGACTAGAGCCGGAATATCAGCAATGAGCCTGATATTGCCCGCCAGCACGGGGGCGTTTGTCCAAGCTAGGTACGCCTCCCGCTCCAAGAAAGTCAGGTCTGTGAGTGCTTTTCCTCCTTCTACCAGCGGAATCACCTCCTTCGACACTCGCGCCGCCGTGAGGTAATCCATACTCAAGTAGGCCGGAAAAGGGATGCCCGTGGAGTACAAAATCCCGGTAAAATAATCAGACCACGAGATGGCTACCGCAATATTGCCCACGGCATATTCCATCACCAGAGCCCAACCCAGCACCCAAGCCATCAACTCCCCAAACGAGGTATAGGCATAGGTATAGGCGCTACCACTGATGGGTACAGTAGAGGCAAACTCAGCATAGCACAAGGCCGAAAACAAACAGGCAATGGCCGTGAAGATAAACAAAAACATCACCGCCGGGCCGCCCTGATACGAGGCGTTGCCAATGGTGCTGAAAATCCCTGCCCCCACTACAGCGGCAATCCCAAACGAGACCAAGTCCCGTAGTTTGAGGTTGCGGTGTAGGTCGTTGCTACTTCTTTGGGCTTCTTGTTGTTGGAGGTCGGCCAAAATCTGCCGCACATCCTTGCGTTGGAAAAGTTGTTTCAAAATTTAGTGGTCTGTTGAGGAGCACAGAGTGCTCGGGTATCCCCCACCGGCAGGGCCTTAACCATTAAGACCGCTCCTCGATGGAGCCAAGGTAGTACTTATCGTTGTTTTTGGGCTCCCCCCGCCCCCTAAAAGCGAGGCTTGTCGGGGTTTGATGATTTTTATTTGGGGCTTACCCTTCGGCTCGGGCATCGCTTGCGCTAGCATCCTTCACACGCTTGTGCTCGGATGTCCCTAAGCTGCGTACGCCTGCAAACGCATGCGCAGGAGTAAGTTTGTGTGCGTTTCTACGAACAACAAAACAACTAAAAAAAAACATTTTTCAAAAGCTTTGCCGCAAAATACCTTAGAAAAATAATGTCTTAAAAAGCAATATCGCTACATACCGTAGGTATAGATAGTAGTAAAGGCCTCAGCTTGTCTCGGAGCTGGAGCTCCGAGCTGCTTTTCCAAAAATACCCAGTAGCGTGCGACTATATGTGTTGTTTTCATTGCATGCTGCACACTACGAGCTAAGGCGTGGCAGCCTAGTCTGAATTTATTTCTGACCAAGACGCTCCATGACCCAAGGCTTGCCCCATTCGGCCAGCTCTTCAGCACTCCAAAGTTGGGGGTAGAAGATGGTGCGTTGAAAGCGCGGAGGCAGGTACTGCTGCCAGTTGGTACCTCCAGTAGCCGCTACAGCCTCCGCACCAGTTTTGAGGTACTTGGCCGCCGTACGGAAGTGTACTAAGCGCCACTCTACGTTCATCATATAATCCCAGCGACGAAGGGCTTTGGCAATCTCGGCAGCCTCAGGTAGGTGGGCAATCTTTTGGTACTGCTGCCATAGGTTGCAGTGCTCAAAACGGCGGGCAGTAGCGAGGAAGGTCTCTTGGTATTTTTCCTGAAAATGCTGGGAGGTGATGGTCTCCTTGCCTGTCGATTGGTCGGTAGCACCTTGTCGCCAGTAGAGCTTGGTCAGGAGGGTGGCCAAGTCGGTCTCGGTTTCAGAGGCGGCGTTTTGGGTCAGATAGCGTAGGTCAGTACTGCTGATTTCGATTTGGCGGAACTGCCCCGACTGAAAACCGCTCGAAGGCAATAACGACATTCTAAACTTCCGAAACTGCTCCACATCCATGCCGTCGGTCATGGTATCGAATGAATGGCAGAGATGAGTCATATAACGCTCCATTCGCCCCAATCGGCTCAGGAAAAAAGCTGGTTCGGGCGCGGCTTCGGTACCGAGCTGCTCCAGCTCCCAACGGACTAGCTTGAGGTACAGCTCCGTGATTTGGTGGTATACAATGAAGACCATCTCATCAGGGAAGTAAGTACGGGGCGTTTGGAGACTGAGGAGAGTATCAAGGTGGATATAGTCCCAGTACTTGAGATAATCGCTATAGAGCAGGCCTTCGAGGTTGTCGTCGAGGCTCTGGCCGGTGAGGGCGTATTTTTCTTCTAGGGCGCGGAGCTTGGCCACGGTTTGTTCGGAGTATGGGTAGTCAGGCATAAGTCAGGGCTAAAAGTCATCAAAAAATGCCTACAAAGATACATAGGCCATGGGTAGGTTCAAAACCATCCGCACCTAGTTTGTATGTGGCTTGCTAGCACCAAGCCCAGTGCAACTCACCCTAACAAACAACATATCCTAGGTATTTGACCACCCATCATCAGATGCCAACCCTAAAACCGACGACAAAGCAGCAAAAAAAATACAGCCAAAAAAACGCTTTCTGAGACTATCTACGCATATTCTCAGATTTTTTTTGATTTTCTGGAGCCTAGGTAGAAACTTTTT
The nucleotide sequence above comes from Eisenibacter elegans DSM 3317. Encoded proteins:
- a CDS encoding ABC transporter permease — encoded protein: MLDLYLAALSLGLGFAALSMGIFISMRIFDIPDITTDGSYTLGAALTAVMLTANISLAWIVPMVLVAGALAGIVTGFIHTRLKVNALLAGILVMTALYSVNLATMGRSNIPLLDTANLLRLLDGSLAAIYAEPLLLLLCVGLLGVGLSFVLRTDFGLAMRATGSAEAMGRANGIHTDRMKIIGLGMANALIAFSGFLITQLQGFADINMGIGIVITGLGSVMIGETFAQWLGVRHIGGRIAFVVLGTVLFRFILSLVLMLGINPNWLRFATAALVLVFVALPNLKRR
- a CDS encoding amino acid permease, whose amino-acid sequence is MKQLFQRKDVRQILADLQQQEAQRSSNDLHRNLKLRDLVSFGIAAVVGAGIFSTIGNASYQGGPAVMFLFIFTAIACLFSALCYAEFASTVPISGSAYTYAYTSFGELMAWVLGWALVMEYAVGNIAVAISWSDYFTGILYSTGIPFPAYLSMDYLTAARVSKEVIPLVEGGKALTDLTFLEREAYLAWTNAPVLAGNIRLIADIPALVITLLITSVVFVGIKESKTTGNIMVAIKLAVVLMVIVVGAAYVDTGNWSPFAPNGLRGILQGVSAVFFAYIGFDAISTTAEECENPQRDLPRAMIYSLIICTILYVLIALVLTGMVSYKELQVGDPLAYVFAQRGLNFIAGIVAGSAIVAMASVFLVFQLGQPRILMTMSRDGLLPKAFSKIHPRFQTPYIATIATGLMVAIPALFMNLTEVTDLTSIGTLFAFTIVSAGVLTLPPAEAGEARRFRVPYLNSRYFLPPIMLLLLALVWVYAHEELIAFFSFAGGKPNQSAASLFLERLPMWVFLCVAVAVLVAAIWKQLSLIPLLGLLTNFYLMTELGIHNWIGFGLWMLAGLVIYFSYGYWHSKMRA
- a CDS encoding tryptophan 2,3-dioxygenase family protein, giving the protein MPDYPYSEQTVAKLRALEEKYALTGQSLDDNLEGLLYSDYLKYWDYIHLDTLLSLQTPRTYFPDEMVFIVYHQITELYLKLVRWELEQLGTEAAPEPAFFLSRLGRMERYMTHLCHSFDTMTDGMDVEQFRKFRMSLLPSSGFQSGQFRQIEISSTDLRYLTQNAASETETDLATLLTKLYWRQGATDQSTGKETITSQHFQEKYQETFLATARRFEHCNLWQQYQKIAHLPEAAEIAKALRRWDYMMNVEWRLVHFRTAAKYLKTGAEAVAATGGTNWQQYLPPRFQRTIFYPQLWSAEELAEWGKPWVMERLGQK